The sequence ATGAAACAAGAAAAATAAATAGAAATATTTTTTTTATGACCATTTTTCTTTATGGAGAACTTCATTCAATGGTCTTTTCTCTTTTTTAGGACTTTCTGCTGGATAACCAATTGAAATCAGTGATACAAGTTTATATCCAGTTGGTACTTCTAAATATTCTCTTATTTTTTCAGCGTAATGTTTTTTATCACCTGCTATCCAACAACTTCCAAGTCCAAAACCTTTTGCAGCAAGTAAAATATATGTTGTGGCTGCTGACCCATCTTCTAAATAATATTTTGTATCTTTACAAAAAACAGCAACACAAACAGGGGCATCTGCAATAAATTTCCCATAATCAGTTATATTTGCAATTTCGTTTCTTCTCTTTTCTTCTTTCACAACAATAAATTCCCATGGCTGAACATTTAC comes from bacterium and encodes:
- a CDS encoding nitroreductase family protein, with translation MEEIIKILKERRSIRKYQKKEVPEDIIKEIIDCARFAPTAVNVQPWEFIVVKEEKRRNEIANITDYGKFIADAPVCVAVFCKDTKYYLEDGSAATTYILLAAKGFGLGSCWIAGDKKHYAEKIREYLEVPTGYKLVSLISIGYPAESPKKEKRPLNEVLHKEKWS